A window from Aerococcus sp. Group 1 encodes these proteins:
- a CDS encoding PTS sugar transporter subunit IIB, whose translation MITQIRVDDRLIHGQVAVVWTKELNTPLIIVANDAAANDEITQMTLKMAVPEGSKLLIRSVADAIKVCQDPRAADRKLFVIVNKVSDAYQIAKAVENIEAVNVANVGRFDQTDPAEKVAPFSSVQLNPSELQAAKDLSQLKVDSFHQVLPSNTKKDLAEALASL comes from the coding sequence ATGATTACCCAAATTCGTGTTGATGACCGCTTAATCCATGGCCAAGTTGCTGTGGTGTGGACCAAGGAATTGAATACTCCTTTAATTATTGTGGCTAATGATGCTGCAGCCAATGATGAAATTACCCAAATGACCTTGAAGATGGCTGTGCCAGAAGGCTCTAAATTGTTGATTCGTTCAGTCGCTGACGCCATTAAAGTTTGCCAAGATCCTAGAGCCGCTGATCGAAAATTATTCGTGATTGTCAATAAAGTGTCGGATGCCTATCAAATCGCCAAAGCCGTTGAGAATATTGAAGCCGTGAATGTGGCCAATGTCGGCCGTTTTGACCAAACGGATCCTGCTGAAAAGGTTGCTCCTTTTTCCAGTGTGCAATTGAACCCATCCGAATTACAAGCAGCTAAAGATCTTTCTCAACTGAAAGTAGATAGTTTCCACCAAGTCTTACCAAGTAATACCAAGAAAGATCTCGCTGAAGCCTTAGCAAGTCTATAA
- the rpoN gene encoding RNA polymerase factor sigma-54: protein MAINYRTQQKIKEKLSPYVKTQLVHASRLLQKNQVDLISELNNYYESNPFIEISENQEVQASFTHETSDYSLADTLADSNAVSLDEYLIQQVSGMSLSAYEKRQITYLIGQMDQDGYYCKEDQATRQLFAWSQAELETYLSILQSLEPKGIGTRNLQECLALQAKALPDGQLVEALINDHLEDLAQGNFDKIAQQESIPLDQVEAGFIQIQSLEPRPARNFSHDIPAYTLPDIIVKAKNGEVSFQVSKDYLPQISFKQDYYQAMTAKSPDEETLTYLKEKKREFDWLVFSLKKRDQLLLKISQYLVQYQTAYLNQQEKQLRPLSQKELAQTLNYDESTISRAITDKYLQYNQRILSFHDLLAKKVSVNGEALTRQQAEKFIRQIIDQEYPHHPLSDQAISDHLALHNYYLARRTVAKYRQAMGIPGARRRKRQKLAQENKNQT, encoded by the coding sequence ATGGCTATCAATTATCGCACCCAGCAAAAGATCAAAGAAAAATTATCCCCCTATGTCAAAACTCAATTGGTCCATGCCAGCCGACTCTTACAAAAGAACCAAGTCGACTTAATCAGCGAATTGAACAATTACTATGAAAGCAACCCTTTTATCGAGATTAGTGAAAATCAAGAAGTCCAAGCCTCCTTTACTCATGAGACGAGCGACTATTCTTTAGCAGATACTTTGGCTGATTCCAATGCTGTATCCTTGGATGAGTACCTGATTCAGCAAGTCAGTGGGATGTCTTTATCTGCCTATGAAAAACGGCAAATTACTTATTTAATTGGTCAAATGGACCAAGACGGCTACTACTGCAAGGAAGACCAGGCCACCCGCCAACTCTTTGCTTGGAGTCAAGCTGAATTAGAAACTTATTTAAGTATCCTGCAAAGCCTAGAACCCAAAGGCATCGGCACCCGTAATTTACAAGAGTGTCTAGCTTTACAGGCCAAGGCCCTTCCTGACGGGCAATTAGTGGAGGCCTTAATCAATGATCACTTAGAAGACCTGGCCCAGGGAAACTTTGACAAAATCGCTCAGCAAGAAAGCATCCCTCTAGACCAGGTAGAAGCAGGCTTTATACAGATTCAAAGTCTGGAACCTCGGCCAGCTCGTAATTTTTCTCATGATATCCCTGCTTACACCCTGCCCGATATTATTGTGAAGGCAAAAAATGGGGAAGTAAGCTTTCAAGTTTCTAAGGACTACCTCCCCCAAATAAGCTTTAAGCAAGATTACTACCAAGCCATGACAGCCAAAAGCCCTGATGAGGAAACTCTTACCTATCTCAAAGAAAAAAAGCGAGAATTCGACTGGCTGGTCTTCTCACTCAAGAAAAGAGACCAACTGCTCCTAAAAATTAGCCAATACCTGGTCCAATACCAAACCGCCTACTTAAATCAGCAAGAAAAACAACTCCGCCCCCTGTCACAAAAAGAACTAGCTCAAACGCTAAATTACGACGAATCGACCATTTCCCGGGCCATTACGGACAAATACTTGCAATATAATCAGCGGATCTTGAGTTTCCACGACCTCCTAGCTAAAAAAGTTTCCGTCAATGGCGAAGCCCTAACCCGACAACAAGCAGAAAAATTCATTCGCCAAATCATTGATCAGGAATACCCCCACCATCCCCTCAGCGACCAAGCCATTAGTGATCATTTAGCCCTCCACAACTATTACCTCGCCCGCCGGACTGTGGCCAAGTACCGCCAAGCCATGGGCATTCCTGGGGCACGAAGGAGAAAACGACAAAAGCTCGCCCAGGAAAATAAAAATCAGACATAA
- a CDS encoding acyl-CoA dehydrogenase family protein, which yields MVKESRADIDAVEKMFYSDLYNYAEDLTDGERKVLKEVEKVLKEDIYPVLDEHWDKATFPLEEMQKIIDIDLIQNPKLLEGREDGTISQLFRGFRAYTLAKTDPVIGTFYTSNGGLFHECVKIGGSKEQQEKLMPGVLSWEGKGVLAMTEPEHGSDIAGGMAATAKREGDTWILNGHKKWIGGGTLAKWHAFFARDVDDGQVKMFFVERESEGVETFNTEPKAFFRMMPNAEIIYTDVKVPESQRAQNVNSWKDAANILRNTRSDVAWLLAGATAGAFEAALKYTREREAFGKTVASFQLIQEKLSRMAMNAQATLAIAVRLAQQQERGIYKEENSSMAKMHNGYRARENAALAREVCGGNGILLEYDVPRFMADIEGMYTYEGTHEVNSLIIGRYYTGQQAFI from the coding sequence ATGGTTAAAGAGTCTAGAGCAGACATTGATGCAGTTGAAAAAATGTTTTATTCCGACCTTTATAACTATGCCGAAGATTTAACCGATGGGGAAAGAAAAGTCCTAAAAGAGGTCGAAAAAGTTCTGAAAGAGGATATCTATCCCGTCCTCGATGAACACTGGGACAAGGCAACTTTCCCACTGGAAGAAATGCAAAAAATTATTGATATTGACCTTATTCAAAACCCTAAATTATTAGAAGGGCGTGAAGATGGGACCATCAGCCAACTCTTCCGGGGCTTCCGGGCTTATACCCTAGCCAAAACGGACCCGGTGATTGGGACCTTCTATACCTCTAATGGGGGCTTGTTCCACGAATGTGTCAAAATTGGGGGCAGCAAGGAACAACAGGAAAAACTTATGCCAGGCGTCCTCAGCTGGGAAGGTAAGGGTGTCTTAGCCATGACCGAACCTGAACACGGGTCTGATATTGCTGGTGGGATGGCAGCGACCGCTAAACGGGAAGGCGACACCTGGATTCTGAATGGTCATAAGAAATGGATCGGTGGCGGGACCCTAGCTAAGTGGCACGCTTTCTTTGCCCGTGATGTGGACGATGGCCAAGTGAAGATGTTCTTTGTGGAACGGGAAAGTGAGGGGGTCGAAACCTTCAACACCGAACCCAAAGCCTTCTTCCGGATGATGCCTAATGCGGAAATTATTTATACTGACGTTAAAGTGCCTGAGTCCCAACGAGCGCAAAATGTGAACTCTTGGAAGGACGCAGCGAACATCCTTCGCAACACCCGGTCTGACGTAGCTTGGTTACTGGCAGGTGCGACAGCCGGGGCCTTTGAAGCAGCCTTGAAGTACACCCGGGAACGGGAAGCCTTCGGTAAGACTGTGGCCAGTTTCCAATTGATCCAAGAAAAATTGTCCCGCATGGCCATGAACGCCCAAGCTACCCTAGCGATTGCAGTCAGATTAGCCCAACAACAAGAACGTGGTATCTATAAAGAAGAGAACTCTTCGATGGCTAAGATGCATAACGGCTACCGGGCTCGTGAAAATGCGGCCCTAGCTCGTGAAGTTTGTGGCGGTAACGGCATCCTCTTGGAATACGATGTCCCACGCTTCATGGCAGATATTGAAGGAATGTACACCTATGAAGGGACCCACGAGGTTAACTCCCTCATTATCGGTCGTTACTACACTGGCCAACAAGCCTTTATCTAA
- a CDS encoding 3-hydroxyacyl-CoA dehydrogenase family protein, producing MSEIKTIGVIGAGSMGAGIANVFASNGYQVILRDIEDKFVQGGIDRISKFLDGSVKRGKLDEAGKEEVLSRIIGTTDLKDFKDVDFVVEAVLEKMELKQEVFKEVEGIVRDDIVLATNTSSLSITEIASALEDPSRFAGMHFFNPPQVMKLVEIIYGYESSDETVAVVREVAESIGKETVTVHKDSPGFIVNRIMIPQMIEAIKVLEEGIATPEDIDKAMRYGLNHPMGSLELQDYAGVDIGYYVMEYFEQEYGDPRWTPPVTMKNMMRAGRFGKKAGKGFYDYDEDGKQLPSEQAKNQEKLQRK from the coding sequence ATGTCAGAGATCAAAACAATTGGAGTGATTGGAGCCGGCTCAATGGGGGCAGGGATTGCCAACGTGTTTGCTTCCAATGGTTATCAGGTGATCTTAAGAGATATTGAAGACAAGTTTGTCCAAGGGGGGATAGATCGGATTAGTAAATTCCTCGATGGAAGTGTGAAACGGGGGAAATTAGATGAAGCGGGCAAGGAAGAAGTTCTTAGCCGCATCATTGGAACCACCGACCTCAAGGACTTCAAAGATGTGGACTTCGTGGTTGAAGCCGTTCTAGAAAAGATGGAGCTCAAACAAGAAGTCTTTAAAGAAGTGGAAGGCATTGTCCGTGATGACATTGTCCTAGCGACCAATACTTCTTCTTTATCCATTACTGAAATTGCCAGTGCCTTAGAAGACCCGAGTCGTTTCGCGGGGATGCACTTCTTCAACCCACCACAAGTGATGAAGTTAGTAGAAATTATCTATGGCTATGAAAGCAGTGATGAAACAGTTGCTGTGGTGAGAGAAGTCGCTGAAAGTATCGGTAAAGAAACCGTGACCGTGCATAAAGACTCCCCAGGTTTCATCGTTAACCGGATCATGATCCCGCAAATGATTGAAGCCATCAAGGTCTTAGAAGAAGGCATTGCCACCCCAGAAGACATTGACAAGGCCATGCGCTATGGCTTAAACCACCCCATGGGCTCGCTTGAACTTCAAGACTATGCCGGTGTTGATATTGGTTACTATGTCATGGAATACTTCGAACAAGAGTATGGGGACCCCCGCTGGACCCCACCAGTAACCATGAAGAATATGATGCGGGCTGGACGCTTTGGTAAGAAAGCCGGCAAGGGCTTCTACGACTACGATGAAGATGGCAAGCAATTACCTTCTGAACAAGCTAAAAACCAAGAAAAATTACAAAGAAAATAG
- the jag gene encoding RNA-binding cell elongation regulator Jag/EloR translates to MKLETYQGASVEEAIAAAKEGLQVSDISMEDVKVLQEPKKGFFGFGSQPAIIQVSLADGEPSVDEIVAEVAVEAETVTDPVADTAPATTEVVEEATVVEALDDSQSAASQATSELSSDSQVAHTLDSQSASPSDVSDSAELEPVASQSEPASESVATDYSTTDSQSQDADYEEDEEEEAEDSSYPFDWGVEDVAHYLIDVMEAYLVDVTIDVEDMDDLIIFHINTDKPGLVIGKHGKIINSLETLAQILTHSHVRKRVAVEVNVGDYRERREQTLEKLAERTADQVTVEREDVTLSPLPARERKIIHRCLSKYSHIKTQSQGRDPHRYMVVSYKD, encoded by the coding sequence ATGAAATTAGAAACTTATCAAGGTGCTAGTGTTGAAGAGGCCATTGCAGCAGCTAAAGAAGGGCTCCAAGTCAGTGACATCTCGATGGAAGATGTCAAAGTCCTCCAAGAGCCTAAAAAAGGGTTCTTTGGTTTTGGTAGCCAACCGGCCATTATTCAAGTCAGCCTAGCTGATGGTGAACCCAGTGTTGATGAGATTGTGGCTGAAGTCGCTGTTGAAGCAGAAACAGTCACTGATCCAGTAGCTGATACAGCGCCGGCCACTACTGAAGTGGTCGAAGAAGCGACTGTGGTTGAAGCGCTCGATGATAGCCAAAGTGCTGCCAGCCAAGCGACTAGTGAATTAAGCAGTGACAGCCAAGTAGCGCATACACTCGATAGCCAAAGCGCTAGCCCATCTGATGTAAGTGACAGCGCTGAATTAGAGCCAGTGGCGAGTCAAAGTGAGCCAGCCAGCGAATCAGTAGCAACTGACTACTCAACAACTGACAGTCAGTCCCAAGACGCAGACTATGAAGAAGATGAGGAAGAAGAAGCAGAAGACTCTTCTTATCCTTTCGACTGGGGTGTTGAAGATGTGGCCCATTATCTCATCGATGTCATGGAAGCCTACCTGGTGGATGTGACCATTGATGTTGAAGATATGGATGATTTGATTATCTTCCATATTAATACCGATAAACCGGGCTTAGTGATTGGTAAGCATGGTAAGATTATCAATTCCTTAGAAACCCTGGCTCAGATTCTCACCCATTCCCATGTCCGTAAACGTGTAGCTGTTGAAGTGAATGTGGGCGACTACCGGGAACGTCGCGAACAAACCTTGGAAAAATTGGCGGAAAGAACCGCTGATCAAGTGACCGTGGAACGTGAAGACGTCACCTTGAGTCCCTTACCAGCGCGTGAACGGAAGATTATTCACCGCTGCCTATCCAAATACAGTCATATTAAAACTCAGTCCCAAGGCCGTGATCCCCATCGTTATATGGTCGTATCCTATAAGGACTAG
- the yidC gene encoding membrane protein insertase YidC — translation MLSGCARAGGMEPITADSTGFWDRYVLYNLSQIIIWLSGVFGNSYGMGIIVFTILARLLLTPLYSLQMKNTEKMQKMQPELRALQEKYASRDAETQQKLQEETAKLQEKYDTNQFAGCLPLLIQLPILTALYQAISRTEALTNGHFLWMELGKPDPYFILPIIAAVSIWYSTHLSQIASGIKSGSMTAMQYVMPVFIFFVMMNLPSALALYMATANVFTIGQTLLINNPYQKQRARHEEEAKEKDLERRLEKARRNPRGKKRK, via the coding sequence GTGCTTAGTGGGTGTGCCAGAGCCGGTGGTATGGAGCCGATTACAGCTGATTCCACGGGCTTTTGGGATCGTTATGTGCTTTACAACCTATCACAAATCATTATTTGGTTATCAGGAGTCTTTGGAAATAGTTACGGGATGGGGATTATTGTCTTCACTATCCTGGCCCGCCTCCTCTTAACCCCGCTCTACAGCTTACAGATGAAGAACACGGAGAAGATGCAAAAGATGCAGCCTGAACTTCGGGCCCTGCAAGAGAAGTATGCTTCCCGTGATGCCGAGACCCAACAAAAACTCCAAGAAGAAACCGCTAAACTACAAGAAAAGTATGATACCAACCAGTTTGCTGGCTGCTTACCCCTGTTAATCCAACTCCCGATTCTGACGGCTCTCTATCAAGCCATTAGTCGGACCGAAGCCTTAACCAACGGGCATTTCTTATGGATGGAATTGGGTAAGCCAGACCCTTATTTCATCTTACCGATTATTGCTGCGGTATCGATTTGGTATTCTACCCACCTGAGTCAGATCGCTTCGGGGATTAAGTCTGGGTCAATGACAGCCATGCAATACGTTATGCCTGTCTTTATTTTCTTTGTTATGATGAACTTACCGAGTGCTTTGGCCTTATACATGGCAACAGCCAATGTCTTTACTATTGGGCAAACCCTATTGATCAATAACCCTTATCAAAAACAAAGGGCACGCCATGAAGAAGAGGCTAAAGAAAAGGATTTGGAACGGCGCTTAGAGAAAGCCCGTCGTAATCCACGAGGTAAAAAGCGTAAGTAA
- a CDS encoding PTS sugar transporter subunit IIC encodes MLTYAIIAFFIVFFCSSVTYLTGQSMIERPLVVGLVTGLCMGDMTTGILIGAALEAVFMGNVNIGGVISAEPVTATALAVTFAIISNVEQQAAITLAIPIGMLAAFVVMFLKNVFMNIFAPALDKFARENNQKGIVFLHYFSFVVYFFILASITFIGVLAGSGPIEQLVNNIPEALMNGLKAAGGLLPAVGFALLMKLLWNNKLAVFYLLGFILTAYLKLPAVAVAALGFVICLVSAQRDLELNELRSLRQATSPSNHFESSDQAEEDDFFS; translated from the coding sequence ATGCTTACTTATGCAATAATTGCCTTTTTCATTGTCTTCTTCTGTTCATCAGTCACTTACTTGACGGGTCAATCCATGATCGAACGGCCCTTAGTGGTTGGTTTGGTGACGGGCTTATGTATGGGAGACATGACAACAGGTATTTTAATCGGGGCTGCCTTAGAAGCCGTCTTTATGGGTAACGTCAATATCGGTGGGGTGATTTCCGCTGAACCGGTTACCGCGACTGCTCTGGCCGTAACCTTTGCTATTATTTCTAATGTTGAACAACAAGCTGCCATTACCTTAGCCATCCCTATTGGTATGTTAGCCGCTTTCGTAGTGATGTTTTTGAAGAACGTCTTTATGAACATCTTTGCTCCCGCCCTGGATAAATTTGCCAGAGAAAATAATCAAAAAGGCATCGTCTTCCTGCATTACTTTAGTTTCGTGGTCTACTTCTTTATCCTAGCTTCCATCACCTTTATCGGGGTTCTTGCCGGAAGTGGTCCGATTGAGCAATTAGTGAATAATATCCCTGAAGCCTTAATGAATGGTTTGAAGGCTGCTGGTGGGCTCTTACCTGCTGTAGGTTTTGCCCTCTTAATGAAACTCTTATGGAATAATAAATTAGCTGTCTTCTACCTACTCGGTTTTATTCTAACCGCCTACTTGAAATTACCAGCTGTTGCTGTTGCGGCTCTTGGATTTGTGATCTGTCTAGTCAGCGCTCAACGTGACTTAGAACTGAACGAATTAAGAAGTTTACGACAAGCAACGTCACCAAGCAATCATTTTGAAAGCAGCGATCAAGCAGAGGAGGATGACTTTTTCTCATGA
- a CDS encoding PTS sugar transporter subunit IIA: MTKKILIASHGHLASGFKSSIKILTGLEDQVQVIDAYVTDEDYSSQIDQFLADIEAEDQGIIFTDIFGGSVNQRVVSKCLHSDKAKQVYVISNANLGVILSVLLSPEAVSEASLHTAIEESAVKLVQLEAEESDDDFFA; this comes from the coding sequence ATGACCAAGAAAATATTAATTGCTTCTCACGGACACTTGGCATCGGGTTTTAAATCGTCAATCAAGATCCTTACTGGTCTAGAAGACCAAGTCCAAGTGATTGATGCTTATGTCACGGATGAAGATTATAGCAGTCAAATTGACCAATTTTTAGCCGATATTGAGGCCGAAGACCAAGGCATTATCTTTACAGATATTTTTGGAGGTTCGGTTAACCAACGGGTCGTTTCCAAGTGTTTACATAGTGATAAGGCCAAGCAGGTCTATGTGATCAGTAATGCTAACCTAGGCGTTATCCTGAGTGTCTTACTTTCACCTGAAGCCGTGAGTGAAGCCAGCTTACACACCGCAATTGAAGAAAGTGCTGTTAAATTAGTTCAGTTAGAAGCTGAGGAGTCCGATGACGACTTCTTTGCTTAA